A window from Triticum aestivum cultivar Chinese Spring chromosome 6D, IWGSC CS RefSeq v2.1, whole genome shotgun sequence encodes these proteins:
- the LOC123146402 gene encoding uncharacterized protein encodes MKNKDKLSKPSSAGRVAGKGLSTKWLSYYTAGGRKEKKTSSESQSREVQELKAQVARIQEIVQEQVQQQLGTTLTAIVPTLIQGLTTWIAGGQQGPPPVPSFTASNSHNGQAAPLVSPADPDDDDNDGGTFSNVDKYFAEHCGPPSQEPNPEKDDRDLAGTAEKPNCNRRRLAFSSQETPPATAFTEPQIAEDGPPSSKDISRRVHVAGRAMLPTNMLNAATGAMRSLHDSVISLEKRRLRENDVAYPVFVAKVPEGKGFVDSAAGGTIVLRFDDIFTMLNLHPLHYTFVRLFSLSMEMRIIRDKTPDIVIVDPFYMRAKILGSAGDRQVASSHLEGIILANPDKDNFLVPYFPDDTHCTLILLSPKYSMATYFDPDRDSKIDYTNIKKVLDDALPGYAASGGTFKRPA; translated from the exons atgaaaaacaaggataagctcagtaagccgtcgtcagcaggtcgtgtggccggcaaaggcttgtccacaaaatggttgtcatactataccgctggtgggcgaaaggagaaaaagaccagctcggaaagccagtcgcgcgaggttcaagaactcaaggcacaagtggcgcggattcaggagattgtccaagagcaagtgcaacaacaactgggaacgacgctcaccgccattgtgcctaccttgattcaggggctgacgacgtggattgcaggcggccaacaggggcctcccccggttcccagcttcacggccagcaactcgcacaatgggcaggcggcgccattggtgtctccggc ggatccggacgacgacgacaacgacggtggtacattttccaacgtcgataagtactttgccgaacactgtgggcctccttctcaagaacccaaccctgaaaaagacgaccgcgatctagctggtacggcggagaaacccaattgcaacaggcgtcgtctggcgttcagttctcaggagacgcctccagctaccgccttcaccgagcctcagatagctgag gacgggccaccttcatctaaggatatctcgaggagggtgcatgtggcgggtagggcaatgctaccgacaaatatgctcaatgctgcaaccggtgctatgcggagtctgcatgacagtgttatttctttggagaagcggcgtcttagagagaatgatgtggcatacccggttttcgtggccaaagtgccagagggcaagggctttgtggatagcgccgccgggggtacgatcgtcctgcggtttgatgacatctttactatgcttaaccttcatcctctgcactacaccttcgttcggctgttttcgctgagtatggagatgcggatcattagagacaagaccccggacattgtgatagtcgaccccttctacatgcgtgccaagatcttgggcagtgccggggaccggcaagtcgcgagttcacacctcgaaggcatcattctggcaaacccagataaggataacttcctcgtgccttactttcccga tgacacacattgcacactcatcctcttaagcccgaaatattccatggccacgtatttcgacccggaccgtgactccaagatagactacacaaatatcaagaaagttcttgatgatgctctccccggctacgccgcatctggaggcacctttaagaggccagct